The following proteins are encoded in a genomic region of Anaerolineae bacterium:
- a CDS encoding Transcriptional regulator in cluster with Zn-dependent hydrolase: MTDATQGLQERLALLIANTPPGERLPAEPDLARELGVSRASLREAMRTFETQGIIHRRPRAGTYVMQPPAVIESGLEILESIDTLASRIGLPVAMGDVLIEKRQATAEEAAALGINEKDRVIDIRRSILTKNKAVAYLIDILPEGLVGDEEMREFQGSVLDLLLKRGSPALQSSRCEINVVQANRDLAKIFGIQRGDGLLMFRAWLYTVSGQVVDYSFSYFLPGYFRFHVVRRVGQVLNPNLNPTFK; the protein is encoded by the coding sequence ATGACCGACGCAACGCAAGGTTTGCAAGAACGATTAGCTCTGCTGATTGCCAATACTCCACCCGGTGAGCGTTTGCCGGCTGAGCCGGATCTAGCGCGTGAGTTGGGGGTTTCCAGAGCCAGTTTGCGCGAGGCAATGCGTACCTTTGAGACACAAGGTATTATTCATCGCCGTCCCCGCGCTGGCACCTACGTCATGCAGCCTCCAGCCGTCATAGAGAGTGGCTTAGAAATCCTGGAAAGCATTGACACGCTGGCATCTCGAATCGGGTTACCCGTTGCAATGGGAGATGTTTTGATCGAGAAGCGCCAGGCGACAGCAGAGGAAGCTGCTGCATTGGGGATTAATGAAAAAGATCGGGTCATTGATATTCGCCGCTCGATTTTAACCAAAAATAAAGCAGTGGCTTACCTGATCGATATTTTGCCTGAAGGGCTGGTGGGGGATGAAGAGATGCGTGAGTTTCAAGGTTCCGTATTAGACTTGCTATTGAAGCGCGGTTCTCCAGCCCTGCAGTCTTCGCGCTGTGAGATCAATGTTGTTCAGGCAAATCGTGACCTGGCAAAGATCTTTGGTATTCAACGCGGTGATGGGTTATTGATGTTTCGCGCCTGGCTGTACACGGTAAGCGGTCAGGTGGTCGACTATTCCTTCAGTTATTTCTTGCCCGGCTACTTTCGCTTTCATGTGGTGCGGAGAGTCGGGCAAGTTCTTAACCCCAATCTAAATCCAACATTCAAATAA
- a CDS encoding Glutaminyl-tRNA synthetase, producing MPESEKPSNTDFIREMIRKDIETNRFGGRVHTRFPPEPNGYLHIGHAKSIVLNFGIAEEFNGLCNLRFDDTNPEKEDIEYIESIKEDVRWLGYDWGDRLFHASDYFDQLYEYAIQLIKKGKAYVDDLSPEELRQQRGTLTEPGVESPYRNRSVEENLDLFQRMRNGEFPEGSRTLRAKIDMKSPNLNMRDPVMYRIKYATHPHVGDKWCIYPMYDYTHCVSDSIEGITHSICTLEFEDHRPLYDWFLDELGIYHPQQIEFARLNLSYTVMSKRKLLQLVKEGHVAGWDDPRMPTLSGLRRRGVPPEAIRNFCERIGVAKNESVVDIALLEFCIREVLNKTAPRVMGVLDPLKVTLINYPEDQVEQMECLNNPEDESMGTRLVPFCRELYIDRDDFREDPPPKYYRLAPGREVRLRYGYFIKCEEVVKNEKGEVVELRCTYDPATRGGFAPDGRKVKATIHWVSARHALDAEVRLYDRLFTVPNPLGEDEEGDFLKYLNPDSLKVLTHCKVEPSLGEAKPGDRFQLEREGYFCLDSKDSRPGHIVLNRTVTLKDTWAKIEASLKEA from the coding sequence ATGCCAGAATCTGAAAAACCATCCAATACCGATTTCATCCGTGAGATGATCCGCAAAGATATTGAAACCAATCGTTTCGGTGGACGGGTTCACACTCGCTTTCCCCCCGAACCGAACGGCTACCTCCATATTGGACATGCCAAATCGATCGTGTTGAATTTTGGCATTGCCGAGGAATTCAATGGACTTTGCAATCTGCGCTTTGATGACACCAATCCCGAAAAGGAAGATATAGAATATATCGAATCGATCAAAGAAGATGTGCGCTGGCTTGGTTACGATTGGGGCGACCGTCTATTCCACGCTTCGGACTATTTCGACCAGCTCTATGAATATGCAATCCAACTGATTAAAAAAGGCAAGGCGTATGTGGATGATCTCTCGCCCGAAGAATTACGCCAGCAGCGCGGCACTTTGACCGAGCCGGGCGTGGAAAGCCCTTACCGCAATCGTTCGGTAGAAGAAAATCTCGATCTGTTCCAGCGCATGCGGAATGGCGAATTTCCAGAAGGATCGCGCACCCTGCGCGCCAAAATCGATATGAAGTCCCCCAATCTGAATATGCGCGATCCGGTCATGTACCGCATCAAATACGCCACCCATCCCCATGTGGGCGATAAGTGGTGCATTTATCCGATGTACGACTACACCCACTGTGTTTCCGACTCCATCGAAGGGATTACCCATTCCATTTGCACCCTCGAATTTGAAGATCATCGCCCGCTCTATGATTGGTTTCTCGATGAACTCGGCATCTACCATCCTCAGCAAATTGAGTTTGCCCGTCTGAACCTCTCTTATACGGTAATGAGCAAGCGCAAACTCTTGCAACTGGTCAAAGAGGGGCATGTTGCCGGCTGGGATGACCCGCGTATGCCCACCCTGTCCGGGCTCAGGCGTCGCGGTGTGCCTCCCGAAGCCATCCGCAACTTTTGTGAAAGGATCGGGGTTGCCAAAAATGAGAGCGTGGTCGACATTGCCCTGCTGGAATTTTGCATTCGTGAGGTGCTCAACAAAACCGCCCCGCGCGTCATGGGCGTTCTCGACCCGCTGAAAGTGACCTTAATCAACTACCCGGAAGATCAAGTCGAACAGATGGAATGTTTGAACAATCCAGAAGACGAGAGCATGGGCACCCGCCTGGTGCCATTCTGTCGTGAGCTATACATTGACCGCGATGATTTCCGTGAAGATCCGCCGCCCAAATACTATCGCCTGGCGCCCGGGCGAGAAGTGCGTTTGCGATATGGCTATTTCATAAAGTGCGAAGAGGTGGTGAAAAATGAGAAAGGCGAGGTGGTGGAGCTACGGTGCACTTATGACCCCGCTACGCGCGGCGGGTTTGCACCTGATGGACGCAAAGTAAAAGCCACGATCCATTGGGTTTCCGCCCGGCACGCCCTGGATGCCGAAGTCCGTCTCTACGATCGGCTCTTCACCGTTCCCAACCCGCTCGGTGAAGACGAAGAAGGTGATTTCCTCAAGTATCTCAACCCCGACTCGTTAAAGGTGCTCACCCATTGCAAAGTCGAACCCAGCCTGGGCGAAGCCAAACCCGGTGATCGTTTCCAACTGGAGCGCGAAGGATATTTCTGCCTGGATAGCAAAGACTCCCGACCTGGGCACATCGTCCTGAACCGAACGGTCACCCTGAAGGACACCTGGGCAAAAATCGAGGCCTCCTTGAAAGAAGCCTGA
- a CDS encoding Methylenetetrahydrofolate dehydrogenase (NADP+), whose product MGIICLSEGVGFLNGVDRRKLGVGNELRTENYQKESEMTAQIIDGKLIAQKVREEVAAEVKKMVEAGKPRPGLATVLVGDRVDSATYVRSKQKACAELGIESYGHHLPADASQQEVEDLVKRLSDDPKVNGILVQLPLPSHLNEERVLQTIALEKDVDGFHPVNIGRLAQKGREPLFVPCTPYGCIYLLEQAGVQIEGANAVVLGRSNIVGMPAALLLIGKNATTTVCHSRTRDLPDVVRQADILIAAIGKAEMVRGSWIKPGAAVIDVGINSKEDPNSPKGYRLVGDVNFEEAKEVAGWITPVPGGVGPMTIAMLMKNTLRAAQIQNP is encoded by the coding sequence TTGGGCATAATTTGCCTGTCAGAAGGGGTAGGTTTTCTTAATGGTGTGGATCGTCGTAAGCTTGGCGTTGGCAATGAATTAAGAACCGAAAATTACCAAAAGGAGAGTGAAATGACAGCACAAATTATCGATGGAAAACTGATTGCTCAAAAAGTCCGGGAGGAAGTCGCAGCCGAAGTAAAGAAAATGGTTGAAGCCGGCAAGCCGCGGCCTGGTCTGGCGACCGTTTTGGTGGGCGATCGGGTTGACTCGGCTACCTATGTCCGCTCAAAGCAAAAAGCCTGTGCGGAGTTAGGAATTGAGTCCTATGGACATCATCTCCCTGCCGATGCTTCTCAACAAGAGGTTGAGGATCTGGTCAAGCGTCTCAGCGATGATCCCAAAGTCAACGGGATTCTGGTGCAATTGCCGTTGCCTTCTCACCTCAACGAGGAGCGTGTCTTGCAAACGATTGCGCTTGAGAAAGATGTTGACGGATTTCATCCGGTCAACATCGGACGTTTAGCCCAAAAAGGGCGTGAACCATTGTTTGTCCCCTGTACTCCTTATGGATGTATTTATTTATTGGAACAGGCCGGGGTGCAAATTGAAGGCGCAAATGCAGTTGTTTTAGGGCGCTCGAACATCGTTGGGATGCCGGCTGCTTTGTTGCTGATCGGCAAGAATGCCACCACAACCGTGTGTCACTCGCGGACAAGGGATCTTCCGGATGTCGTTCGACAGGCTGATATTTTGATTGCTGCGATTGGAAAAGCAGAGATGGTGCGCGGCAGTTGGATCAAGCCGGGTGCAGCGGTAATCGATGTCGGGATCAACAGTAAAGAAGATCCAAACTCACCGAAAGGCTATCGTTTGGTCGGCGATGTCAACTTTGAAGAGGCAAAGGAAGTTGCCGGCTGGATCACTCCGGTTCCGGGTGGGGTTGGCCCGATGACCATTGCCATGCTGATGAAGAATACATTGCGAGCTGCCCAAATTCAAAATCCCTAA
- a CDS encoding Guanine deaminase, giving the protein MTTLLVRNCSILVTMDEKRREIKNGALFIRDGFIEQVGESHQLPDTADEILDLSDHIVFPGLINTHHHFYQTLTRVVPDAQNANLFHWLKTLYPIWARMTSQDVRISTQTALAELALSGCTTASDHLYLFPNGSRLDDEIEAAAEVGLRLHASRGSMSLGESKGGLPPDSVVEDEESILRDSQRLIEQYHDPKAGSMVQIVLAPCSPFSVSGELMRQSALLAREYGVRLHTHLAETQDEEQFCLQKFGYRPVEYMEQVDWLGEDVWFAHSVHINDAEIEIYRKTGSGVAHCPTSNMRLASGIAPVLKMLSRGVKVGLGVDGSASNDGSNLLEEARQAMLVARLKAGLEGASLSVDDAPPLMTARQALEIATRGGAAVLGRSDIGSLEVGKCADFFAINLNRLDYAGALHDPVAAVLFCAPVRVDYTVVGGRFVVKHGRLVGLDEGELVRSHNEAARRLLYG; this is encoded by the coding sequence ATGACCACATTACTTGTTCGCAATTGCTCAATCCTGGTTACCATGGATGAGAAACGGCGCGAAATTAAGAACGGCGCCTTATTTATCCGAGATGGATTCATCGAGCAGGTAGGGGAAAGCCATCAATTGCCCGATACCGCCGATGAGATTCTAGATCTTAGCGATCATATTGTCTTCCCAGGGTTAATTAACACCCATCATCATTTTTATCAAACTCTGACCCGCGTGGTGCCGGATGCCCAGAACGCCAATTTGTTTCACTGGTTGAAGACGTTATATCCGATTTGGGCAAGAATGACCTCCCAGGATGTCCGCATTTCTACGCAAACTGCCCTGGCAGAGCTGGCACTTTCGGGTTGTACAACCGCCTCCGATCACCTCTATCTGTTTCCCAATGGTTCCCGGTTAGATGATGAAATCGAAGCCGCCGCAGAGGTTGGTTTGCGCTTACATGCCTCGCGTGGATCGATGAGTCTGGGCGAGAGTAAAGGGGGGCTACCGCCGGATAGCGTGGTAGAGGATGAGGAGTCGATTTTGCGGGACTCCCAACGCCTGATCGAACAATATCACGATCCAAAAGCAGGTTCAATGGTGCAGATCGTCCTGGCTCCCTGTTCTCCTTTCAGCGTCTCCGGGGAGTTGATGCGCCAATCGGCACTTTTGGCGCGTGAGTACGGCGTCCGTTTGCACACCCACCTCGCCGAGACTCAGGATGAGGAGCAGTTTTGTTTGCAAAAATTTGGCTATCGACCGGTTGAATATATGGAGCAAGTCGATTGGCTTGGCGAGGATGTGTGGTTCGCTCATTCAGTGCATATCAACGATGCCGAAATCGAAATCTATCGTAAGACTGGCAGTGGGGTTGCGCACTGCCCGACTTCGAATATGCGCCTGGCTTCTGGAATAGCTCCTGTTCTGAAGATGCTCTCGAGAGGGGTTAAGGTTGGACTGGGGGTTGACGGTTCGGCAAGTAATGACGGCTCAAACTTGCTGGAAGAAGCCCGTCAGGCAATGCTGGTTGCGCGCCTGAAAGCTGGTTTGGAAGGCGCATCTTTATCGGTAGATGATGCTCCGCCGCTGATGACTGCCCGCCAGGCGCTGGAGATCGCCACTCGCGGTGGGGCAGCCGTGTTGGGACGCAGCGATATTGGTTCCCTGGAAGTGGGCAAATGCGCCGACTTTTTTGCGATCAATCTGAATCGCCTGGACTACGCCGGCGCTCTGCATGACCCTGTGGCAGCCGTGCTCTTCTGCGCGCCTGTGCGGGTTGACTACACCGTAGTGGGCGGACGTTTTGTGGTCAAGCATGGACGATTGGTCGGTTTGGATGAAGGCGAATTAGTGAGGTCTCATAACGAAGCTGCCAGGCGCTTGCTCTATGGTTAA